Proteins encoded in a region of the Zea mays cultivar B73 chromosome 2, Zm-B73-REFERENCE-NAM-5.0, whole genome shotgun sequence genome:
- the LOC100273159 gene encoding GDT1-like protein 2, chloroplastic-like: MVVLVATAARWPGGSTAARARPPAARGRAPLRVAAEPEHKAATVRFEKYRLLSWMKPIRHDVRAQMSNVNVGAGSYGGDEANGHGEHLDTSATGDPNKLAKQLSGSRYLQPVGVVLFLCALATSFFVFFKGQSSAVVAMLAKSGFTAAFTLIFVSEIGDKTFFIAALLAMQYQRALVLLGSMAALSLMTIVSVIIGRIFQSVPAQFQTTLPIGEYSAVALLAFFGFKSIKDALALPDNANGNLQGNSESGELAEAEELVKEKVSKNLTSPLEVLWKSFSLVFFAEWGDRSMLATIALGAAQSPLGVASGAIAGHLIATAFAILGGAFLANYLSEKLVGLLGGVLFLLFAAATLFGVF, from the exons ATGGTGGTTCTTGTGGCTACTGCCGCTCGGTGGCCCGGGGGAAGCACGGCTGCCCGGGCGCGCCCGCCGGCTGCGAGGGGCAGGGCCCCCCTCCGCGTCGCCGCCGAGCCCGAGCACAAGGCGGCCACGGTCAGGTTTG AAAAATATAGATTGTTATCATGGATGAAACCAATAAGGCATGACGTCAGGGCCCAAATGTCCAATGTAAATGTTGGTGCCGGAAGTTATGGAGGAGATGAAGCAAATGGCCATGGAGAACATTTGGATACCTCTGCTACCGGAGACCCCAACAAATT AGCAAAACAACTTTCAGGATCTCGTTACCTGCAACCCGTTGGTGTCGTGCTATTTCTGTGTGCCCTGGCAACTAGTTTTTTCGTTTTCTTTAAAGGACAATCATCTGCAGTTGTAGCTATGCTGGCAAAATCAGGTTTCACGGCGGCATTTACACTGATTTttgtatctgagattggagataaG ACGTTTTTCATTGCTGCACTACTCGCGATGCAGTATCAAAGAGCACTG GTTTTACTTGGGTCAATGGCTGCTCTCTCCCTGATGACTATTGTGAGTGTTATAATTGGACGGATTTTCCAGTCTGTGCCAGCACAGTTCCAAACAA CGCTACCCATAGGAGAGTATTCTGCAGTTGCTCTGCTGGCATTctttggtttcaagtcaataaaaGATGCATTAGCACTTCCTGATAATGCCAACGGGAACCTTCAAGGGAATTCAGAAAGTGGAGAACTGGCTGAGGCCGAGGAGCTTGTCAAGGAAAAG GTCTCTAAAAATCTCACCAGCCCTCTTGAAGTCCTTTGGAAGTCCTTCAGTCTTGTTTTCTTTGCT GAGTGGGGAGATCGCTCTATGCTTGCTACAATTGCTTTGGGTGCTGCTCAG TCTCCTTTGGGCGTTGCTAGTGGAGCCATTGCTGGACACTTGATTGCAACAGCCTTTGCTATTCTTGGAGGAGCATTCCTGGCCAACTACTTGTCCGAGAAGCTG GTTGGCTTGTTAGGAGGAGTATTATTTTTGCTCTTTGCTGCTGCAACGCTTTTTGGTGTATTCTAA